A window of Brevibacterium ihuae contains these coding sequences:
- the glp gene encoding gephyrin-like molybdotransferase Glp — protein MGQTHPRDVPDPAAVRETRPARRSARGSLQPPLQPSRRYEPPSWDAPRSLDTHRAAIHTALVVRTPRTETVPLTVALHRSLAEDAIADIALPPFDNSQMDGFAAASAHTPGRLPVAATIAAGHVPAPLAAGTAVPIMTGAPVPSGADTVVPVEDTDDARFDVTEVGLPASAPGRFVRPAGSDVAAGDTVLTAGTRLGAAALGVLAALGRTEVAVRARPRVLVCTGGDEVVPPGQPLPAGRIYDANTALLHVALTGLGAEVCATRLVADAPHAFLSGLRADLAAHDPDLVVTSGGISAGRFEVVRSALAAEPDVGFGSVAMQPGGPQGLGVLRGGTPIVCLPGNPVSTWVSAVLLLAPALAEVWGTSAPHARQAQLEDAVTPLVDRTQVRRGTRVPEAPGRVAVLPGTSSHLLAEAARAEVLVLVPAGPEPRPAGTAVEVVDL, from the coding sequence ATGGGACAGACGCACCCGAGGGACGTGCCGGATCCGGCCGCCGTCCGCGAAACCCGGCCGGCCCGGCGGTCCGCCCGAGGCTCCCTGCAGCCACCGCTCCAGCCGTCGCGCCGATACGAGCCGCCCTCCTGGGACGCCCCGCGCAGCCTGGACACCCACCGCGCGGCGATCCACACGGCACTCGTCGTCCGCACCCCGCGCACCGAGACCGTGCCGCTCACCGTCGCACTGCACCGCTCCCTCGCGGAGGACGCCATCGCCGACATCGCGCTGCCGCCCTTCGACAACTCCCAGATGGACGGGTTCGCCGCCGCCTCCGCCCACACCCCGGGCCGCCTCCCGGTCGCCGCGACCATCGCCGCAGGCCACGTCCCCGCGCCGCTGGCCGCCGGCACTGCCGTGCCGATCATGACCGGCGCCCCGGTGCCATCCGGGGCGGACACCGTCGTACCCGTCGAGGACACCGACGACGCCCGCTTCGACGTCACGGAGGTCGGACTGCCCGCCTCGGCTCCCGGCCGGTTCGTCCGCCCGGCCGGCAGCGACGTCGCCGCCGGGGACACCGTGCTCACCGCCGGCACCCGGCTGGGCGCTGCCGCGCTCGGCGTGCTCGCCGCTCTGGGCCGCACCGAGGTCGCTGTCCGCGCCCGGCCGCGGGTCCTCGTGTGCACCGGCGGTGACGAGGTCGTCCCGCCCGGGCAGCCGCTGCCCGCCGGTCGGATCTACGACGCGAACACCGCACTCCTCCATGTCGCCCTCACCGGGCTCGGTGCCGAGGTGTGCGCCACCCGTCTCGTCGCCGACGCTCCGCACGCCTTCCTCAGCGGACTGCGCGCGGACCTCGCTGCCCACGACCCCGACCTCGTCGTCACCTCCGGCGGGATCAGTGCCGGCCGGTTCGAGGTCGTGCGCTCCGCGCTCGCCGCGGAGCCGGACGTGGGGTTCGGATCCGTCGCGATGCAGCCGGGCGGACCGCAGGGCCTGGGCGTCCTCCGCGGAGGCACCCCGATCGTGTGCCTGCCCGGCAACCCGGTGAGCACCTGGGTTAGCGCCGTGCTGCTCCTCGCACCCGCCCTCGCCGAGGTATGGGGCACCTCTGCACCGCACGCCCGGCAGGCCCAGCTGGAGGACGCGGTGACCCCGCTGGTCGACAGGACGCAGGTCCGCCGCGGCACCCGCGTGCCCGAGGCGCCGGGCCGCGTGGCCGTGCTGCCCGGCACGAGCTCCCACCTCCTCGCCGAGGCGGCCCGCGCCGAGGTGCTCGTTCTCGTCCCGGCCGGCCCCGAACCGCGGCCCGCCGGAACCGCGGTCGAGGTCGTGGATCTGTGA
- the mobA gene encoding molybdenum cofactor guanylyltransferase, translated as MTSRAEADQSEGTAGHGEAAPPGGTTLPAGTTLLGATLAALLDAGVGAGRIVVVGPADVLAGSGYEARGIRIVRENPPFAGPVAGIAAGVEALAADAAPAGLVLTLACDMPGVGAGIRALMDAADAGGERSLRAVGRSLRAVGGHGTPLQGPGRSTRDGDQPARDGGRSSDVGARSSTAGVRSSTGGAATHPHPPDAWVGISRGAADDGGDQVQHLLALHRLPPLRAALRARDTAGMSVRRLLSGLEVVHVELPAGSADDVDTWDDAQRLGLRAPAGHRISAELEDAAGEPAREDRR; from the coding sequence ATGACATCGCGCGCAGAGGCCGATCAGTCCGAGGGGACGGCGGGGCACGGGGAGGCTGCTCCGCCCGGAGGGACGACGCTGCCTGCAGGGACGACCCTGCTCGGCGCGACCCTCGCGGCCCTGCTCGATGCCGGGGTGGGTGCCGGGCGGATCGTCGTCGTGGGCCCCGCAGACGTGCTCGCCGGCTCCGGGTACGAGGCGCGGGGGATCCGGATCGTCCGCGAGAACCCGCCGTTCGCGGGGCCGGTCGCCGGGATCGCCGCAGGCGTCGAGGCGCTCGCCGCGGATGCCGCGCCCGCCGGCCTCGTGCTCACCCTCGCCTGCGACATGCCGGGCGTGGGAGCGGGCATCCGCGCGCTCATGGACGCGGCGGACGCGGGGGGCGAAAGGTCGCTCCGTGCGGTCGGCCGGTCTCTTCGTGCGGTCGGCGGTCACGGAACCCCGCTGCAAGGCCCCGGCCGGTCCACACGGGACGGCGACCAGCCCGCACGAGACGGCGGCCGGTCCTCGGACGTGGGCGCCCGGTCCTCGACAGCCGGTGTCCGTTCTTCGACGGGCGGCGCCGCGACTCACCCCCACCCGCCCGACGCCTGGGTGGGGATCAGCCGCGGCGCCGCGGACGACGGCGGCGACCAGGTGCAGCACCTCCTCGCCCTCCATCGGCTGCCACCGCTCCGCGCGGCACTGCGCGCCCGGGACACCGCCGGCATGTCGGTCCGCCGGCTGCTCTCCGGGCTCGAGGTGGTGCACGTCGAGCTGCCCGCCGGGAGCGCCGATGACGTCGACACCTGGGACGATGCCCAGCGGCTCGGGCTCCGTGCTCCCGCAGGGCACCGAATCTCTGCAGAGCTCGAGGACGCCGCCGGGGAACCGGCCCGGGAGGATCGACGATGA
- a CDS encoding nitrate/nitrite transporter, translated as MSQTAPSIVTSGQRTTALILATLGFAVNFWAWSLISPLGPIFVDRGLADDAALIVAIPVLVGSLGRILVGALTDRFGGRLMMPLVSLITIVPVLFIGFVGQYTYVTLIVGGFFLGVAGTSFAIGVPYVNSWFPKESRGSAIGIYGMGMGGTAIAAFTTVPLYTVGERLPFIIAAAVLLVYAIVAYLLMRNSPDWSPSRKNLVAQLADTARIKLTWQACYLYALSFGGYVAFSVYLPTYLINAYGLEASDASLRMAGFVIAAVVMRPVGGILSDRIGAVTTLVIAYGLVILCAVILVFDPPLMPIGTGCFLVMAIGLGLGSGATFALIAQTSDPAKVGSITGFVGAAGGLGGFVPPLLLGSLWAAQGTYSFGLVLLALCTVIALLISLWVSRDARRRTAAETVEP; from the coding sequence ATGTCGCAGACGGCCCCATCGATCGTCACCAGCGGACAGCGCACCACCGCGCTCATCCTCGCCACGCTGGGCTTCGCCGTGAACTTCTGGGCCTGGTCGCTCATCAGCCCCCTCGGCCCGATCTTCGTCGATCGCGGCCTGGCCGATGACGCGGCCCTCATCGTCGCGATCCCGGTGCTCGTCGGTTCGCTCGGCCGGATCCTCGTCGGTGCGCTGACCGACCGGTTCGGCGGCCGGCTGATGATGCCGCTCGTCTCGCTCATCACCATCGTCCCGGTGCTGTTCATCGGCTTTGTCGGCCAGTACACCTACGTCACGCTCATCGTCGGCGGATTCTTCCTCGGCGTCGCCGGCACCTCGTTCGCGATCGGCGTCCCCTACGTCAACTCGTGGTTCCCCAAGGAGAGCCGCGGCTCCGCAATCGGCATCTACGGCATGGGCATGGGCGGCACCGCGATCGCCGCGTTCACCACAGTGCCGCTCTACACCGTGGGGGAGAGGCTGCCGTTCATCATCGCCGCAGCGGTCCTGCTCGTCTACGCGATCGTCGCCTACCTCCTCATGCGCAACTCCCCCGACTGGTCGCCCTCGCGCAAGAACCTCGTCGCGCAGCTCGCGGACACCGCACGGATCAAGCTCACCTGGCAGGCCTGCTACCTCTACGCCCTATCGTTCGGCGGCTACGTCGCGTTCTCCGTCTACCTGCCCACGTACCTCATCAACGCCTACGGCCTCGAGGCGAGCGATGCCTCGCTGCGGATGGCCGGATTCGTCATCGCCGCGGTGGTCATGCGGCCGGTCGGCGGCATCCTGTCCGACCGGATCGGTGCGGTCACCACGCTCGTGATCGCTTACGGCCTCGTCATCCTGTGCGCGGTGATTCTCGTGTTCGACCCGCCGCTCATGCCCATCGGCACCGGCTGCTTCCTCGTCATGGCGATCGGCCTGGGACTCGGATCCGGCGCGACCTTCGCGCTCATCGCGCAGACGAGCGACCCCGCCAAGGTGGGGTCGATCACCGGCTTCGTCGGTGCCGCCGGCGGGCTCGGCGGCTTCGTCCCACCGCTCCTCCTCGGCTCCCTGTGGGCGGCTCAGGGGACCTACAGCTTCGGGCTCGTGCTTCTTGCGCTGTGCACCGTCATCGCTCTGCTCATCAGCCTGTGGGTAAGCCGCGACGCGCGACGCAGGACCGCCGCCGAAACGGTGGAACCATGA
- the moaA gene encoding GTP 3',8-cyclase MoaA gives MSVRLGTPRLREQANLPEQAARAVSAELAQRAGDAPETGPLRDSFGRSGEDLRISLTDKCNLRCTYCMPAEGMQWMPQSALLSPEEILRLVTIGVRDLGVRELRLTGGEPLIRRDLEEIIGLVHARHPELPVSITTNGIGLAERAAGLAAAGLRRINVSLDTIDAETYRRLARRDRLQQVLDGISAAVAAGLAPVKINAVLMRGVNDDQAADLLDFALAHDLELRFIEQMPLDGDHGWTREAMVTAAEVRAALAARYRLEPDEEPRGGAPAERFVVRAPDGERLGRVGIIASVTEPFCGACTRTRITAEGTIRSCLFSHEEFDLRSLLRAGRTDAEIGRAWRQAMWLKPRAHGMDHAGLDSEDYVQPERSMSEIGG, from the coding sequence ATGTCGGTACGACTGGGAACCCCGCGCCTGCGTGAGCAGGCCAACCTCCCCGAGCAGGCCGCGCGCGCGGTCAGCGCGGAGCTCGCGCAGCGCGCCGGCGATGCCCCGGAGACCGGTCCGCTGCGCGACAGCTTCGGGCGTTCGGGCGAGGATCTGCGGATCTCGCTCACCGACAAGTGCAATCTGCGTTGCACGTACTGCATGCCGGCCGAGGGCATGCAGTGGATGCCGCAGTCCGCGCTCCTCTCCCCCGAGGAGATCCTCCGCCTCGTGACGATCGGCGTCCGCGACCTCGGGGTGCGCGAGCTGCGTCTCACCGGCGGGGAGCCGCTCATCCGCCGCGACCTCGAGGAGATCATCGGGCTCGTCCACGCCCGCCATCCCGAGCTCCCGGTGTCGATCACGACGAACGGCATCGGTCTGGCCGAACGGGCCGCCGGCCTTGCCGCCGCGGGCCTGAGGCGCATCAACGTCTCGCTCGACACGATCGACGCGGAGACCTACCGGCGGCTCGCCCGCCGCGACCGCCTGCAGCAGGTGCTCGACGGGATCTCCGCCGCCGTGGCCGCGGGGCTGGCCCCGGTGAAGATCAACGCCGTCCTCATGCGCGGCGTCAACGACGACCAGGCCGCCGACCTCCTCGACTTCGCGCTCGCCCACGACCTCGAGCTCCGCTTCATCGAGCAGATGCCGCTCGACGGCGACCACGGGTGGACGCGGGAGGCGATGGTCACCGCCGCCGAGGTGCGCGCCGCCCTGGCCGCCCGGTACCGACTCGAACCCGACGAGGAGCCGCGCGGCGGTGCTCCGGCCGAACGGTTCGTCGTGCGCGCACCGGACGGCGAGCGGCTGGGCCGGGTGGGGATCATCGCCTCGGTCACGGAACCGTTCTGCGGGGCGTGCACCCGCACCCGGATCACCGCGGAGGGCACCATCCGCTCCTGCCTGTTCTCGCACGAGGAGTTCGACCTGCGCTCGCTGCTGCGCGCGGGCCGGACGGATGCGGAGATCGGCCGCGCCTGGCGGCAGGCGATGTGGCTCAAGCCCCGCGCCCACGGCATGGACCACGCCGGCCTCGACAGCGAGGACTACGTCCAGCCCGAGCGCTCGATGAGCGAGATCGGGGGCTGA
- a CDS encoding MogA/MoaB family molybdenum cofactor biosynthesis protein, with protein MRTSTDPQFGAGRTAAVVVASTSAAAGEAEDRSGPLLVDWLTGRGYDCPAPIVVADGEPVAQALRALLEECPPTERPRIVITSGGTGLNPDDRTPQLTEPFFDYPVPGIMHALWGAGLAHTPTAVVSRGVAGVRDRTFIVTLPGSSGGVRDGIAVLDPLLPHIQAQIEDIRDHGNRA; from the coding sequence GTGCGCACTTCGACTGATCCGCAGTTCGGCGCCGGGCGGACCGCCGCCGTCGTCGTCGCCTCGACGTCCGCCGCGGCGGGCGAGGCGGAGGACCGGTCCGGTCCCCTCCTCGTGGACTGGCTCACCGGGCGCGGCTACGACTGCCCGGCACCGATCGTCGTCGCCGACGGCGAACCCGTGGCCCAAGCGCTCCGCGCCCTCCTCGAAGAGTGCCCGCCGACAGAGCGGCCGCGCATCGTCATCACCAGCGGCGGCACCGGACTCAACCCCGACGACCGGACACCGCAGCTCACCGAACCGTTCTTCGACTACCCCGTGCCGGGCATCATGCACGCCCTGTGGGGTGCGGGGCTCGCTCACACGCCCACAGCCGTCGTCAGTCGCGGAGTCGCAGGTGTACGGGATCGGACATTCATCGTCACCCTGCCCGGGTCCTCCGGCGGCGTGCGCGACGGGATCGCGGTGCTCGACCCGCTCCTGCCCCACATCCAGGCCCAGATCGAGGACATCCGCGATCACGGGAACCGGGCATGA
- a CDS encoding molybdenum cofactor biosynthesis protein MoaE, translating into MTEHPTQPCAHPADPSASDPAPPEATARPGENTPAPYVAARITTDPLDLRAAQAAVTTAETGAAVVFSGVIRNHDEGRTDVVALDYTAHPDAAAIIAEVVARVATEHPGVRVDAAHRIGPLHVGEDALVVAVASAHRAEAFACCAALVDAIKAEVPIWKRQDYAGGDHSWVGLA; encoded by the coding sequence ATGACCGAGCATCCGACCCAGCCATGTGCGCACCCTGCCGACCCGTCGGCGTCCGACCCGGCCCCGCCCGAGGCGACCGCGAGGCCCGGTGAGAACACCCCGGCACCGTACGTCGCCGCCCGCATCACCACCGATCCCCTCGACCTGCGTGCGGCGCAGGCCGCGGTGACGACCGCGGAGACGGGTGCCGCCGTCGTGTTCTCCGGTGTCATCCGCAACCACGACGAGGGCCGCACCGACGTCGTCGCCCTCGACTACACAGCCCATCCGGACGCCGCAGCGATCATCGCCGAGGTCGTCGCCCGGGTCGCTACGGAGCATCCCGGGGTGCGCGTCGACGCCGCACACCGGATCGGTCCGCTGCACGTCGGCGAGGACGCGCTCGTCGTCGCCGTGGCCTCGGCGCACCGGGCGGAGGCCTTCGCGTGCTGCGCCGCCCTCGTCGACGCGATCAAGGCCGAGGTGCCGATCTGGAAGCGCCAGGACTACGCCGGCGGCGACCACTCGTGGGTCGGCCTCGCATGA
- a CDS encoding ThiF family adenylyltransferase, with amino-acid sequence MTGPGSAAGPHEHPGPGPATGPGRYDRQISVPGVGPEGQERLRVARVLCIGAGGLGAPAALYLAGAGIGTLGIVDDDTVDLSNLHRQIIHRTADIGRPKVDSAARALTALNPEITVATHRERLSRDTVLDVLDGYDIVLDGSDNFETRYLVSDACTVLGIPHVWGAVLGAGGQLSVFDARRGPVYRDLYPDVPAPGSVPSCAEGGVLGVVPGVLGVAMAAEVIKLVLGYGTPLIGTVLVHDMRTGTWEPVPLAANPDVHRPAAAAEVGAGIRSLVTVEQLAAALGERDAGARDFALLDVREPGEHAAAAIPGARLVPLDRILAGEDLPTPSGAEVFVHCRSGARSARAAAALSARGYVVHDVAGGIEAWARRIEPGMRIDL; translated from the coding sequence ATGACCGGCCCCGGGTCAGCGGCCGGTCCGCACGAGCACCCGGGCCCCGGCCCAGCAACCGGCCCCGGGCGCTACGACCGGCAGATCTCCGTCCCCGGCGTCGGGCCCGAGGGCCAGGAGCGCCTGAGGGTCGCCCGCGTCCTGTGCATCGGGGCGGGCGGCCTCGGTGCCCCGGCGGCCCTCTACCTCGCCGGCGCCGGGATCGGCACGCTCGGCATCGTCGACGACGACACCGTCGACCTGAGCAACCTCCACCGGCAGATCATCCACCGGACCGCCGACATCGGCCGGCCCAAGGTCGACTCCGCCGCCCGTGCGCTCACCGCTCTCAACCCCGAGATCACCGTCGCCACCCACCGTGAGCGCCTGAGCCGGGACACCGTGCTCGACGTGCTGGACGGCTACGACATCGTGCTCGACGGCTCCGACAACTTCGAGACCCGCTACCTCGTATCCGACGCCTGCACCGTCCTCGGGATCCCGCATGTGTGGGGCGCGGTGCTCGGCGCGGGCGGGCAGCTCAGCGTGTTCGACGCCCGACGCGGCCCCGTCTACCGGGACCTCTACCCCGACGTCCCCGCGCCGGGCAGCGTGCCGTCCTGCGCGGAGGGCGGCGTGCTCGGCGTGGTGCCCGGCGTCCTCGGCGTCGCGATGGCCGCCGAGGTGATCAAGCTCGTCCTCGGGTACGGCACACCGCTCATCGGCACCGTCCTCGTCCACGACATGCGCACCGGAACCTGGGAGCCCGTGCCGCTCGCCGCGAACCCCGACGTCCACCGGCCTGCCGCCGCGGCCGAGGTCGGCGCCGGGATCCGCTCCCTCGTGACCGTCGAGCAGCTCGCCGCAGCACTCGGGGAGCGGGATGCCGGGGCCCGCGACTTCGCGCTCCTCGACGTGCGCGAACCGGGCGAGCACGCGGCGGCCGCGATCCCCGGCGCGCGCCTCGTGCCGCTCGACCGGATCCTCGCCGGGGAGGACCTGCCGACGCCCAGCGGGGCCGAGGTGTTCGTCCACTGCCGCTCCGGTGCCCGGTCCGCGCGCGCGGCCGCCGCGCTCAGTGCCCGCGGGTACGTCGTTCACGACGTCGCCGGCGGCATCGAGGCCTGGGCGCGACGAATCGAACCCGGGATGCGCATCGACCTCTGA
- a CDS encoding nitrate reductase subunit alpha, translating into MTIDDRTSAPRTGGIDNPLMDALIGTRKFFSRRADVSEDNREIHHAGGRHGDSFYRNRWAHDKVVRSTHGVNCTGSCSWQVYVKDGLITWESQATDYPSAGPDMPEYEPRGCPRGASFSWYTYSPTRVRYPYVRGALMRMFREAKREHGGDPVLAWKSIVEDPEKSRRYKSVRGKGGLVRATWDEAVEIAAAAYVYTVKYVGPDRATGFSPIPAMSPVSFSSGARFHQLIGGSMLSFYDWYADLPPASPQVFGDQTDVPESGDWWNSSYLMMWGSNVPLTRTPDAHWMAEARYRGQKVISIAPDYAENVKFADEWLAPATGTDGALAMSMGHVILKEFFVDSTTEYFDDYVRRYTDLPFVVELDACEDGTYRPGKFVVASDLGPAATPEADTEHADFKPALWDSATDGPMIPNGTLGHRYAEDGVGRWNLDLGDIRPALSLIDTADDTVTISLPRFDTSAQGEIDTVQRGVPVRRVGDRLVTTVFDLLLAEYGVGRPGLPGHWPTGYDDASSPNTPAWQERITGVPGQAAARIAREFAQNARDSKGRSMIIMGAGTNHWFHSDQTYRTFLTLTTLCGTQGVNGGGWAHYVGQEKIRPFTGWLHLANALDWARPPRQMTQTTYWYMHSNQWRYDQFGADKLSARAGQGRFAGMATADAVAQATRLGWQPYFPTFDRNPLDITDEAAATGQGSADYLVDRLKDGAINFAVEDPDASNNYPRIWSMWRANTLGSSAKGDQYFLKHLLGVDNTVSAEETPPAARPRDVRWREEAPIGKIDLLLTLDFRMTTTTLHSDVVLPAATWYEKHDLSTTDMHPFVNTFNPAIATPWQSRTDWDTWAAIAKKFSELSRTHLGTRKDIVAVPLQHDSPDEVNTPHGRVLDWKFGECEPIPGKTMPKLVEVERDYTTIHDKYTSIGPLLESQGMNARGIKFDVDHHVERLRRLNGVVSRGVAKGQPKLDTDRKAADYILGLSGTTNGLMATEGFHTLEKRTGQKLADLSSEHEGKQVSFADAKAAPVPVITSPEWSGSETGGRRYSPFTINVERLKPWHTLTGRYHFYIDHDWFQEMGDSLPVFRPPLDMNALFGEPMIGDTDGTSITVRYLTPHNKWAIHSMYQENFFMMSLGRGGQTIWMSVEDAEAVGIADNDWIEAVNRNGAVAARAIVSHRMPKGTAFMHHAQERTVNVPLSETTGQRGGIHNSLTRIMIKPTHLVGGYGQLSFAFNYYGPTGNQRDEVTVIRRRTDQNVEY; encoded by the coding sequence ATGACCATCGACGACCGCACATCCGCACCGCGCACCGGCGGGATCGACAACCCGCTCATGGACGCGCTCATCGGGACTCGGAAATTCTTCAGCCGTCGTGCCGACGTCTCCGAGGACAATCGCGAGATCCACCATGCCGGCGGGCGGCACGGCGACTCGTTCTATCGCAACCGCTGGGCGCACGACAAGGTCGTGCGCTCTACCCACGGCGTCAACTGCACCGGCTCCTGCTCCTGGCAGGTCTACGTCAAGGATGGGCTCATCACCTGGGAGTCCCAGGCCACGGACTACCCGAGCGCCGGGCCGGACATGCCCGAGTACGAGCCGCGCGGCTGCCCCCGCGGCGCATCCTTCTCCTGGTACACGTATTCGCCCACCCGGGTGCGCTACCCCTATGTGCGCGGCGCGCTCATGCGGATGTTCCGCGAGGCCAAGCGCGAGCACGGCGGGGACCCGGTGCTCGCCTGGAAGTCGATCGTCGAGGACCCGGAGAAGTCGCGCCGCTACAAGTCGGTGCGCGGCAAGGGCGGGCTCGTGCGCGCCACCTGGGACGAAGCCGTCGAGATCGCCGCCGCCGCCTACGTCTACACCGTCAAGTACGTCGGACCGGACCGGGCCACCGGCTTCTCCCCGATCCCAGCGATGAGCCCGGTGTCGTTCTCCTCCGGAGCCCGCTTCCACCAGCTCATCGGAGGCTCGATGCTCTCCTTCTACGACTGGTACGCCGACCTCCCGCCGGCCTCCCCGCAGGTGTTCGGGGACCAGACCGACGTCCCGGAGTCCGGTGACTGGTGGAACTCGAGTTACCTCATGATGTGGGGCTCGAACGTGCCGCTGACCCGCACCCCGGACGCCCACTGGATGGCCGAGGCCCGCTACCGCGGTCAGAAGGTCATCTCGATCGCCCCGGACTATGCGGAGAACGTCAAGTTCGCCGACGAATGGCTGGCACCGGCCACCGGCACCGACGGGGCGCTCGCGATGTCAATGGGCCACGTCATCCTCAAGGAGTTCTTCGTCGACTCGACGACGGAGTACTTCGACGACTACGTCCGCCGTTACACCGATCTGCCATTCGTCGTCGAGCTAGACGCGTGCGAGGACGGCACCTACCGGCCCGGCAAGTTCGTCGTCGCTTCCGACCTCGGCCCGGCTGCGACCCCGGAGGCGGACACCGAGCACGCCGACTTCAAGCCCGCCCTCTGGGACTCCGCCACCGATGGCCCCATGATCCCCAACGGCACCCTCGGCCACCGCTACGCCGAGGACGGGGTGGGCCGCTGGAACCTCGATCTCGGGGACATCCGGCCCGCACTCAGCCTCATCGATACCGCCGACGACACGGTGACGATCAGCCTGCCGCGCTTCGACACCTCCGCGCAGGGCGAGATCGATACCGTGCAGCGCGGGGTTCCCGTCCGGCGCGTCGGCGACCGGCTCGTCACCACAGTGTTCGACCTCCTTCTCGCCGAGTACGGGGTGGGTCGTCCCGGTCTGCCGGGGCACTGGCCCACCGGTTACGACGATGCCTCCAGCCCCAACACCCCGGCCTGGCAGGAGCGCATCACCGGTGTGCCCGGACAGGCCGCCGCTCGGATCGCCCGCGAGTTCGCACAGAACGCGCGGGACTCGAAGGGCCGTTCGATGATCATCATGGGCGCCGGCACCAATCACTGGTTCCACTCGGATCAGACCTATCGGACCTTCCTCACCCTCACCACTCTGTGCGGCACGCAGGGCGTCAACGGCGGCGGCTGGGCGCACTACGTCGGGCAGGAGAAGATCCGTCCCTTCACCGGCTGGCTCCACCTCGCCAACGCGCTCGACTGGGCGCGCCCGCCGCGCCAGATGACGCAGACGACCTACTGGTATATGCACTCCAACCAGTGGCGTTACGATCAGTTCGGCGCGGACAAGCTCAGTGCCCGTGCCGGCCAGGGCCGCTTCGCCGGGATGGCGACGGCCGACGCGGTGGCCCAGGCCACCCGCCTGGGCTGGCAGCCGTACTTCCCGACCTTCGACCGGAACCCTCTCGACATCACCGACGAGGCAGCGGCGACCGGGCAGGGCAGCGCGGACTACCTCGTGGACCGCCTCAAGGACGGGGCGATCAACTTCGCCGTCGAGGACCCGGACGCGTCGAACAACTACCCGCGAATATGGTCGATGTGGCGGGCGAACACGCTGGGCTCCTCGGCCAAGGGCGACCAGTACTTCCTCAAGCATCTCCTTGGGGTCGACAACACCGTGTCCGCCGAGGAGACCCCACCGGCGGCCCGGCCGCGCGATGTGAGATGGCGCGAGGAGGCGCCGATCGGCAAGATCGACCTGCTCCTCACCCTCGACTTCCGGATGACGACGACGACGCTCCACAGCGACGTCGTACTCCCGGCGGCCACGTGGTACGAGAAGCACGACCTGTCGACGACGGATATGCACCCCTTCGTCAACACCTTCAACCCCGCGATCGCAACACCGTGGCAGTCGCGCACCGACTGGGACACCTGGGCGGCGATCGCGAAGAAGTTCTCCGAGCTCTCCCGCACCCATCTCGGCACCCGGAAGGACATCGTCGCCGTCCCGCTCCAGCACGACTCGCCGGACGAGGTCAACACTCCGCACGGCCGGGTGCTCGACTGGAAGTTCGGGGAGTGCGAGCCGATCCCAGGGAAGACGATGCCCAAGCTCGTCGAGGTCGAGCGCGACTACACGACGATCCACGACAAGTACACCTCGATCGGCCCGCTGCTCGAGTCCCAGGGCATGAACGCCCGCGGGATCAAGTTCGACGTCGACCACCACGTCGAACGGCTGCGGCGGCTCAACGGGGTCGTCAGCCGCGGAGTCGCGAAGGGCCAGCCCAAGCTCGACACCGACCGGAAGGCCGCAGACTACATCCTCGGACTGTCGGGCACGACGAACGGGCTGATGGCCACCGAGGGATTCCACACGCTCGAGAAGCGCACTGGACAGAAACTCGCCGACCTGTCCTCGGAGCACGAGGGCAAGCAGGTGTCCTTCGCCGATGCCAAGGCCGCCCCGGTACCGGTGATCACCTCGCCGGAGTGGTCCGGCTCGGAGACCGGTGGACGGCGCTACTCGCCATTCACCATCAACGTCGAACGGCTCAAGCCGTGGCACACCCTGACCGGGCGTTACCACTTCTATATCGACCACGACTGGTTCCAGGAGATGGGCGACAGCCTGCCGGTGTTCCGGCCCCCGCTCGACATGAATGCGCTGTTCGGCGAGCCCATGATCGGCGACACTGACGGCACTTCGATCACGGTGCGATACCTCACCCCGCACAACAAGTGGGCGATCCACTCGATGTACCAGGAGAACTTCTTCATGATGTCCCTGGGCCGCGGCGGCCAGACCATCTGGATGAGCGTCGAGGACGCCGAGGCGGTGGGGATCGCCGACAACGACTGGATCGAGGCGGTCAACCGCAACGGGGCCGTGGCGGCGCGCGCGATCGTGTCGCATCGGATGCCCAAGGGCACGGCATTCATGCATCACGCACAGGAGCGCACGGTGAATGTGCCGCTGTCGGAGACCACCGGCCAGCGCGGCGGCATCCACAACTCGCTCACCCGGATCATGATCAAACCCACCCACCTCGTGGGCGGGTACGGCCAGCTGTCGTTCGCGTTCAACTACTACGGACCGACCGGCAACCAGCGCGACGAGGTCACTGTGATCCGCCGGCGCACCGACCAGAACGTCGAGTACTGA
- a CDS encoding MoaD/ThiS family protein: protein MTAETITVRYFAAARAAAACTQEELALEELPAAVPLDRDAFVRVLAERHPTPPDGEPALGDVLAQSSLLVSGVAMRPGHTVSAGDTVDVLPPFSGG from the coding sequence ATGACCGCTGAGACGATCACCGTCCGCTACTTCGCCGCGGCCCGCGCGGCCGCCGCCTGCACGCAGGAGGAGCTCGCTCTCGAGGAGCTACCCGCTGCCGTGCCGCTCGACCGGGACGCGTTCGTCCGCGTGCTCGCCGAGCGCCATCCCACCCCGCCGGACGGTGAGCCGGCGCTCGGCGATGTCCTCGCCCAGAGCAGCCTGCTCGTCAGCGGGGTCGCGATGCGCCCGGGCCACACCGTGAGCGCCGGCGACACCGTGGATGTGCTCCCGCCGTTCTCCGGCGGGTGA